GAGGAGGGCGTATTTGACTCTGCTGAACAGGAGGCACGGGAAAGCCACTTGAATCAGCACCGTCAGATATCCGACGACGGTGAGGAACGTCGGCTGACGGTCGACCATGGCCGAGAGGGCGGGCCAGGGCCGGAACAGGTCAAGGTTGAGCACATAGTGCAGAGCGGTTCCGTCAGCCCAGAAGCTGCCCTGCACCTTGTAGAGACCCGCGGCCCCGTAGAGAAGGCAGATCTGGGCCGCGATGACCAGCATCCCGCAGTTGTGGATGAGCGTCACCAGGCGCCGCCGCGTGATCCCGAGCTGGTGCCACCGGCTGGAGATCTCAGCGAGCGACGGCAATCCCGTACCCGCCGCACCGGAATGGAGCCGGTGCTTGCGTGCGTCGAGGGACCAGCGGCGTCCGCACGCCGTGAAACAGAGGTAGACGGACATGAGAAGGATCAGGTTGTCCCCGCCGTCCGTCATGAAGATGGTCCGGGCGTGGAGCGAGACCACGATGACCGCGAAGGCGACAGAGACGAACCTCGTCCGCCACCCCAGCATGAACAGCACGGACGTGACGAGGGCCAGGGCGTAACAGGCCTCGAAGTACGGGCGCCCCGGGTACAGAGTGAGGATGCTGGACCAGCCGGTCTGCATGAACAACTCGTTCGCGAGAGCGGGTGTCCACGGCGAACCGGGGCCCCAGATCTCATCGCGGTGCGGGAACTCCCGCAGGAGGAAGACCAGGTAGAGAAGCCCGTAGCCGATACGGAGCACTGCCGCGGCGTACAGGAAACCGGCCTGCTCGGTGAAGGCCGCACGACACGAACGCAGGGTGTCGAGCATCCGTCGCCTCGCGGTACCGAAGATCTGTGGGGCAGCCTGCCGACGGGGCGGGCACGGGGAATTCGGATTCTGCTCAGTTCGCACGGGGGGTCACCTCCCACCACGGCAGATGCCGGGTCTCTCCCCGCGGAGGTGCGGTGGGCCGAGAACCGCCTGTGGTCGCGGGGGCGGCGACCGGAACGGTACGCACACGTAGCTGGATTCTCTCGAATGGGCCCCGCCGATGCGCGGCGACCCGGTCCGCCGCGATGTTGCTCAAGTACTCCTGCAACATTCGGGCCCGATCCGAATGAGGTTGATCGTCCCCACCGTGTGTTTCGAGATAAGAGGACCAGGCCCTGCGCAGGGT
This sequence is a window from Streptomyces sp. NBC_01775. Protein-coding genes within it:
- a CDS encoding HTTM domain-containing protein is translated as MLDTLRSCRAAFTEQAGFLYAAAVLRIGYGLLYLVFLLREFPHRDEIWGPGSPWTPALANELFMQTGWSSILTLYPGRPYFEACYALALVTSVLFMLGWRTRFVSVAFAVIVVSLHARTIFMTDGGDNLILLMSVYLCFTACGRRWSLDARKHRLHSGAAGTGLPSLAEISSRWHQLGITRRRLVTLIHNCGMLVIAAQICLLYGAAGLYKVQGSFWADGTALHYVLNLDLFRPWPALSAMVDRQPTFLTVVGYLTVLIQVAFPCLLFSRVKYALLPMLLGMHLGIAVLMGLPYFSASMIVADAVFLPDRFYISLGRLLRRKGDRDADGRLGAAVPPKGSLLPSQPRPADCGQVSQDASGADRRPVTGSAPPP